Genomic window (Vibrio pomeroyi):
CAAACGGCTCAACGGTTTGAATCGGTTGGCAATTTGGAGAAGAGAAAACCAAGCGGTGTTTTTTCTTCGCTAACGAGGTTTTGGTCTCGCCTAGGTACTTCTCGAAAAGGTTAAGTGTAGAGGTGTGGATCTCTTTTACTTTGTTGACACCGAGCACTTGGCAGCCTTCAGGCAGTGCTTGGCGTAATTGACTTAACTGCCATACAAGGTGGCGGTTGGTCTTTGGCAGCTGCATGATCACAAGGTCGATACCGTGTGGGATATCATCCATGGTGTTTAAAAAGTTGACTCGATTACATTGATTACGCTGTAAGTTTTTTAGCGCACCGCGATGAGAAATAAATGAGTCGCTCATCATTGTGACATCATGATCTTTCGAGAACCAAGCGGATAGGGCACCAAAGCTGTCGTTCATGATCAGGATGTGTTTGCCAGGTTCAAGATTCATCTCTTCAACATGACTGATCAGGTATTCGTCGCCCGCATCCCAAGCTTGAAGGGTTTCATTTGAACGTTTAGGGAAACGATGTAAGGTCAAAGTTCTATCGTGAAGGGTAAGTTCGGTTTTCATTGCTTGAGATACTTATGTAAGGAATAACAAGGATATTGTCTCAAATGCAGGCTGAACAAGATAGAAAAAACTCAAGCAAACCTATGCCATTCGCTATCAAATACTCAGACAGCCGACCGCTTAGGGTTTATACTCACCCCACGGATAATGCCAATACGTTATTAAGGAATCACAATGATCCAAGAAGTTATCGAAACAAAATTGCACAATGAGTTTTCACCAAGTCATTTAAACGTGGTCAATGAGAGCTATATGCACAATGTTCCGGCCGGTTCTGAGAGTCATTTTAAAGTGATTGTTGTCAGTGATGTGTTTGAAGGTTTACGTCTTATTGCTCGTCATCGAGCGGTAAATAAAGCACTTTCAGAAGAGTTAGCGAATAATATTCACGCACTGTCCATTCACACTTATACAAAAGATGAATGGATGAAGCAGCTCGATAACGTGCCAGACAGCCCTATGTGTATGGGTGGTGGCAAGTAACACAACGAGCATATTGAGAAAAGGCGGCGATGCCGCCTTTTTTGTCGCCAAACCTATGTGTTTTTCGTTGTTATATCACTCAAACTGATGGCAATTTGAACGGCCGAAAATACCTACAATGAGTAATGTTTTTATTAACAGTGTTTCAACATAACTCGTAAAATATTAGTTTGTGACAGAGTATTAATCTCTTGTTTAAAACACGTTTCAAAAGCCATTTTATCTGTGCGGCTCGTCAAATTTATACATATTTGAGAGTCCATATGCTTCAAATCTCACCAAATAAAGGCGGTATTCAAGTTATTGGTCATGGCATCAAGTTGTCAAAAAATGCTAGAATACGGCACCTGATAAATCTCACATGTTTTGTGTGATGAGTTTATTAAGATAATGTTGCGATTTTGGTATCTCAAATTTACCAAAACCGGACACTGTAATGTCGTGTCTAAGGGCGATTTTAAAACGTCCTGAATTTACGCAATTAAAAGAATCTTTTTCCCGATAAAGTAGTGCAAGTGCGTATGATTACAATAAAGAAGGGTTTGGATCTTCCTATCGCAGGAACTCCATCCCAGGTGATTAATGATGGTAAGTCCATCACTAAAGTCGCCTTGCTTGGCGAAGAGTACGTTGGTATGCGTCCTACGATGCATGCTCGCGTTGGTGATGAAGTGAAGAAAGGCCAAGTTCTTTTTGCAGATAAAAAGAACCCAGGTGTTGTATTTACTTCTCCAGCAAGCGGTAAAGTTATTGAAGTGAACCGTGGTGCTAAGCGTGTTCTTCAATCAGTAGTGATTGAAGTAGCAGGCAATGAGCAAATCACGTTCAATAGCTATGAAGCTAACCAACTAGCAGGTCTTGACCGTGAAACGGTTAAAACTCAGTTAGTTGAGTCTGGCGCATGGACCGCTTTGCGAACTCGTCCGTTCAGCAAGG
Coding sequences:
- the bolA gene encoding transcriptional regulator BolA; this encodes MIQEVIETKLHNEFSPSHLNVVNESYMHNVPAGSESHFKVIVVSDVFEGLRLIARHRAVNKALSEELANNIHALSIHTYTKDEWMKQLDNVPDSPMCMGGGK